The genomic interval GCGTTGATCTCGCCGCGGATGGTGCGGATGTGCTTCGTCGCCTCCGAGACATCGCCCGTACCCGCTTCGCCCTTCGAGCGGATCATGGCGGCGCCCTCGGTGATGCGACGCAGAGCCTCGCCCAGGTTGGTGGCGCCGCACACGAACGGCGTCGTGAAGCCCCACTTGTCGATGTGGTTCACATAGTCGGCGGGCGAAAGCACCTCGGATTCGTCGATGTAGTCGACGCCGAGAGCCTGCAGCACCTGCGCCTCGACGAAGTGCCCGATGCGGGCCTTCGCCATGACGGGGATCGAGACGGTGGAGATGATCTGGTCGATGAGGTCGGGGTCGCTCATGCGCGCGACGCCGCCCTGTGCGCGGATGTCCGCGGGGACGCGCTCGAGCGCCATGACGGCGACCGCGCCTGCGTCTTCCGCGATGCGCGCCTGCTCAGCCGTGACGACGTCCATGATGACGCCGCCCTTGAGCATCTCGGCGAGGCCGCGCTTCACACGAGTGGATCCTGTTGTGGGGGTTTCAGACATGCCCAGACAGTAGGCACCACACGGAACCGCCCGCGAGTGCCACAGCGGGTGCTGTGGCACTCTCCACGCCACTCGGTTCGCCGTGGACTGGCGCGCATGTCGAACAGGAACACCTCCGGGTGGCAAGATCGTGCGGGTGAAGGTGCTCTCCATCCAGTCAGCGGTCGCGTACGGCCATGTGGGCAATTCCGCCGCAGTGTTCCCCCTGCAGCGCATCGGCGTCGAGGTCTACCCCGTCTACACGGTGAACTTCTCGAACCACACCGGCTACGGCGCCTGGCGCGGTCCGCTCATCGCCCCGGATGATGTGCGCGACGTGATCACGGGCATCGAGGAGCGCGGCGCGTTCGCCGACATCGATGTGATCCTCTCGGGCTATCAGGGCGGCGAGGGCATCGGCGACGTCATCATCGATGCCGTGGCGCGCGTCAAGGCCGCCAACCCGAGCGCCATCTACGCGTGCGATCCCGTGATGGGCAACGCGAAGTCCGGATGCTTCGTGGCGCCCGCGATTCCCGAGCTTCTGCGGCAGAAGGTCGTGCCGGCGGCCGACCTCATCACACCCAACCAGTTCGAGCTCGGGTTCCTCACCGGCACCGAGCCGGGCGACATCGAATCGACGCTCGCATCGGTGGACGCCGCGCGCGCCATGGGCCCCTCGACCATCCTCGTCACGAGCGTCGAGCGCCCCGACCGCGAAGACGGCACCATCGAGATGCTCGCCGCGGATGAGAACGGCGCCTGGATCGTGCAGACGCCGTACCTGCCGTTCAAGGCCAACGGCTCCGGCGACGTCACCGCCGCGCTCTTCACCGCGCACTACCGTCGCACCGGCTCCGCCGCGGAGGCCCTCGCGCGCACCACATCGAGCGTCTTCGACCTGCTGAAGAACACCCTCGAGTCGGGCCAGCGCGAGCTGCAGCTCATCGAATCGCAGGAGTCCTACGCGCATCCGAGCATGCAGTTCGAGGTGCGTCAGCTGCGCTGAGCGCCTTCCGGATGCACGAAGCCCCCGCCAGCGGCGGGGGCTTCGTCGTCTCGCGGGATCAGGCTCCAGCGCGCCACTCGTCAGCGAGCTGCTTCCGCGTCTCGCCGAGCAGGAACGGCAGCGCCTTGGTCTGCGCGACGATCGGGAAGAAGTTCGCATCCCCCGCCCATCTCGGCACCACGTGCTGGTGCAGGTGCGCGGCGATCCCCGCTCCCGCCACGGCGCCCTGGTTCATGCCGATGTTGAAGCCGTCGCAGTGGGCCGTCTGCCGGATGAGGCGCATCGCTGTC from Salinibacterium sp. ZJ70 carries:
- the pdxS gene encoding pyridoxal 5'-phosphate synthase lyase subunit PdxS, giving the protein MSETPTTGSTRVKRGLAEMLKGGVIMDVVTAEQARIAEDAGAVAVMALERVPADIRAQGGVARMSDPDLIDQIISTVSIPVMAKARIGHFVEAQVLQALGVDYIDESEVLSPADYVNHIDKWGFTTPFVCGATNLGEALRRITEGAAMIRSKGEAGTGDVSEATKHIRTIRGEINALRSKTKDELYVAAKELQAPYELVAEIAETGELPVVLFTAGGVATPADAALMMQLGADGVFVGSGIFKSGEPAKRAAAIVKATTFFDDPQVVAEASRGLGEAMVGINVSDLPAPHRLAERGW
- the pdxY gene encoding pyridoxal kinase PdxY, producing the protein MKVLSIQSAVAYGHVGNSAAVFPLQRIGVEVYPVYTVNFSNHTGYGAWRGPLIAPDDVRDVITGIEERGAFADIDVILSGYQGGEGIGDVIIDAVARVKAANPSAIYACDPVMGNAKSGCFVAPAIPELLRQKVVPAADLITPNQFELGFLTGTEPGDIESTLASVDAARAMGPSTILVTSVERPDREDGTIEMLAADENGAWIVQTPYLPFKANGSGDVTAALFTAHYRRTGSAAEALARTTSSVFDLLKNTLESGQRELQLIESQESYAHPSMQFEVRQLR